One Arvicanthis niloticus isolate mArvNil1 chromosome 13, mArvNil1.pat.X, whole genome shotgun sequence genomic window carries:
- the LOC117718627 gene encoding keratin, type II cytoskeletal 6A-like — translation MSTKTTIKTQTSHRGYSASSARVPGLNRSGFSSVSVCRSRGSGGSGAVCGRAGFGSRSLYGVGSSKRISIGGGSCGIGGGYGSRFGGSFGYGGGAGGSFGFGGGAGFGGGYGGAGFPVCPPGGIQEVTVNQNLLTPLNLQIDPTIQRVRTEEREQIKTLNNKFASFIDKVRFLEQQNKVLDTKWTLLQEQGTKTVRQNLEPLFEQYISNLRRKLDYTVGERGRLDSELRNMQDTVEDYKSKYEDEINKRTAAENEFVTLKKDVDAAYMNKVELQAKADSLTDEINFLRALYEAELSQMQTHISDTSVVLSMDNNRSLDLDSIIAEVKAQYEEIAQRSRAEAESWYQTKYEELQVTAGRHGDDLRNTKQEIAEINRMIQRLRSEIDHVKKQCANLQAAIAEAEQRGEMALKDARGKLEGLEDALQKAKQDMARLLKEYQELMNVKLALDVEIATYRKLLEGEECRLNGEGVGPVNISVVQSTVSSGYGSAGGASSSLGLGGGSSYSYGSSHGLGGGFSAGSGRVIGSGLSSSGGSSSTIRYTTSSSSRKSYRQ, via the exons ATGTCTACGAAAACCACCATCAAGACTCAAACCAGCCACCGTGGCTACAGTGCCAGCTCAGCCAGAGTGCCTGGGCTCAACCGCTCTGGCTTCagcagtgtgtctgtgtgccgcTCCCGGGGCAGCGGCGGCTCCGGTGCAGTGTGTGGACGAGCTGGCTTTGGCAGCAGGAGCCTCTATGGTGTGGGCAGCTCCAAGAGGATCTCCATTGGAGGTGGCAGCTGTGGCATTGGAGGAGGCTATGGCAGCCGATTTGGAGGAAGCTTCGGCTATGGAGGAGGAGCCGGGGGTAGCTTTGGCTTCGGTGGTGGAGCTGGCTTTGGTGGTGGCTATGGGGGAGCAGGCTTCCCCGTGTGCCCACCTGGAGGCATCCAAGAGGTCACCGTCAACCAGAACCTCCTCACCCCCCTGAACCTGCAAATCGACCCCACCATCCAGCGGGTCAGGACTGAGGAGAGGGAGCAGATCAAGACCCTCAACAACAAGTTTGCCTCCTTCATCGACAAG GTGCGGTTCCTGGAGCAGCAGAACAAGGTCCTGGACACCAAGTGGACCCTGCTGCAGGAGCAGGGCACCAAGACTGTGAGGCAGAACCTGGAGCCTCTGTTTGAGCAGTACATCAGCAACCTCCGCCGAAAGCTGGATTACACTGTTGGAGAGAGGGGCCGCCTGGACTCAGAGCTGAGGAACATGcaggacactgtggaggactACAAGAGCAA ATATGAAGATGAAATTAACAAGCGCACAGCAGCTGAAAATGAATTTGTGACCCTGAAGAAG GATGTAGATGCTGCCTACATGAACAAGGTTGAACTGCAAGCCAAGGCAGACAGTCTAACAGATGAAATCAACTTCCTGAGAGCTCTCTATGAAGCA GAACTGTCTCAGATGCAAACTCACATCTCAGACACATCTGTGGTCCTCTCCATGGACAACAACCGCAGCCTGGACCTGGACAGCATCATCGCTGAGGTCAAGGCCCAGTATGAGGAAATTGCTCAGAGAAGTCGGGCTGAAGCTGAGTCCTGGTACCAGACTAAA TATGAGGAGCTGCAGGTCACAGCTGGCAGACATGGGGACGACCTGCGCAACACCAAGCAGGAGATCGCTGAGATCAACCGCATGATCCAGAGGCTGAGATCTGAGATTGACCACGTTAAGAAGCAG TGTGCCAACCTGCAAGCTGCCATTGCTGAGGCTGAGCAGCGTGGGGAAATGGCCCTGAAGGATGCCAGGGGCAAGCTAGAAGGGCTGGAGGACGCCCTGCAGAAAGCCAAGCAGGACATGGCCAGGCTGCTGAAGGAGTACCAGGAGCTCATGAATGTCAAGCTGGCCCTGGATGTGGAGATCGCCACCTACAGGAAGCTGCTGGAGGGAGAGGAGTGCAG GTTGAATGGTGAAGGCGTTGGACCAGTCAACATCT CTGTGGTGCAGTCCACTGTGTCCAGCGGCTATGGCAGCGCAGGTGGTGCCAGCAGCAGCTTAGGCCTGGGAGGAGGCAGCAGCTACTCCTATGGCAGTAGCCATGGCCTTGGAGGTGGCTTCAGTGCTGGCAGTGGCAGAGTCATTGGAAGTGGCCTCAGCTCTTCTGGTGGCAGCTCTTCCACCATCAGAtacaccacctcctcctccagcaGGAAGAGCTACAGACAGTGA